Part of the Acidobacteriota bacterium genome, CCAAGCTCTACAAGCTGCACTCGCGCAACCAGGGTTTCCGCATGTATAGCCGCGCGTTGATCATGGAGAACAAGTGGCGGGCGGCGCGCTACGGGCTCGAGGGCAAGCTGATCGACTTCGGCCAGGAGACCGAGGTCCCGGCCAAGGACCTGATGCTCGAATACCTCGATTTCGTGGACGATGTAGTGGACGAGCTGGGCAGCCGCAACGAGATCGACTACATCAGGACCATGCTCGAACACGGCAACGGCGCCGAACGCCAGCTCGCCGTCTTCGCCGAGACTCAAGATCTCAACAAAGTGGTCGAGTACATGGTCGCCGAGACTCAGGCGGGACTCTAAAAAGGGACCTGCTCCCATTTTAGAGGACTTACGTAAACCGTAAAATGGGAGCAGGTCCCTTTTGATTCCACAGTTACGCCGGTCGTTCAACGAGTCGTGGTCAGAGCGCTCGTACCGCGGCCTCCTCGCTCGGCTCGAAACGCGCACCGTCGCCTCGATCGGCTTTCCGATCAGCGAAACGCCCTGCTTCTTCCCGCGCTCGCTGATGGACGAACTGTCGGCGACCGGCCTCGAGCTGGCCAGCCAGATTCTCGATCGCCCCGACGCCCGCGCCGCCGCGCTCGCCGCGGTGCCCGACCGGTTCAGGGGGCCGAACGCCGAGACGCATCCCACGTTCCTGCAGGTGGACTTCGGCCTGGTGCTCGGGCCATCGGGCGCGATCGAGCCGAAGCTCGTCGAACTCCAGGCGTTCGCTTCGCTGTACGGGTTTCAACTGGCGGTGGCCGAGGCCTATCGCGACGCGTTTGCGCTGGACCCGTCGCTCGGCATGTTCCTGGCGGGCCTGCAGGCGGCGCAGTACCACGACCTCGTCGGCCAGGCGTTGCTGAACGGCCACGATCCGAAACACGTGGTGCTGATGGAGATCGAGCCGCGCAAGCAGAAGACCTGGCCCGACTTCGTCGTCTCCGAGGACATGTGGGGCGTGCGCGCGGTGGACACGTCGGAGATCGAACGCGACGGCCGGCGCCTGTTCTACCAGCGCGATGGCCAGCGGACTCCGATCGCGCGGATCTACAACCGCGTCATCCCCGACGAGCTCGAACGCAAGAACGTGCCGCTGCCGTTCGACTACCGCGACGACCTCGAGGTGGAGTGGGCCGGCCATCCGTCGTGGTACTTCCAGATCAGCAAGTTCTCCATTCCGTGGCTGAAGCACCGCGCGGTCCCCGAGACGACGTTCTTGCACCAGCTCGATCGACTGCCGGCCGACCGGGAGCGCTACCTGCTGAAGCCGCTGTTCTCGTTCGCCGGCGGCGGCATCATCTTCGCGCCAACCGATGCGCAGGTCGCCGCCATTCCCGCTGACGAGCGGGCGAACTACATCCTGCAGGAACGCATCCGGTTCGAGCCCGTGATCGACACGCCCGAGGGCCCGACCCAGGCCGAGATCCGGATCATGTATGTACGATCTGCCAAGGGGTTTCAGCCGGTGCTGCCGTTGATCCGCATGGGGCGCGGCAAGATGATGGGCGTCGATCACAACAAGGGGTTGCGATGGGTGGGCGCCTCGGCCGGGCTGATCGCCGACGGTCAGTAGCGTGAGTTCGTACGGCATCGCCGGGATCTCGGTCGCGGTGACCATTGTCGTGGGCCTGGCGATTCAACAGTTCACGCCCACCAACCCGATTGCGTTCCTGCTGTTCGTGCCGCCGATCCTGGTGACGGCGATGTGGACCGACCTGCGCGCCAGCCTGGTGGCGACGTTGATGGGTGGGTTGGCCGCCGAGTTTTTCTTTCGGTTGCCGTACCTGGCCTTTCCCCGGGCATCGGACGAGGTCGTGCCGCTGTCGCTGTATCTCGTGATCGGCGCCGGCATCTCGGTGCTGGCGCACCGGCTGGCCAAGGCGCGCGCCGATGCGCAGGCGGCCAATCACCTCAAGGACGAGTTCCTCGCCTCGTTGTCACACGAACTGCGAACACCCCTCAACGCATTGCTGGGCTGGATCCAGCTGCTGCGGTCGGGCCAGCTGTCGGAGGTCAAGCGGGCCCGCGCGCTCGATGCGATTGAACGCAGCGCCGAGCTCCAATTCCGCCTGATTGCCGACCTGCTGGACGAGTCGGCGGCCATGACCGGCAAGCTGCGGCTCACCCGAGAGACCGTGGACGTGGCGCCGTTGATCGAGGGGGTCGTGGAGTCGATGCGGGCCGCCGCCGAGGACAAGGGCCTGGAACTTCACGCCACGATCAGCCAGGTCGGCACCAGGAACCTGGACCCCTCGCGGCTGCAGCAGATCGTGGCCAACCTGCTGTCGAACGCCGTCAAGTTCACGCCGTCGGGCGGCCGCGTCGACACCGTCGTCAGCGACGTCGCCGGCGACCTGTGCATTGTCGTGGCCAACACCGGCCCGGGGATCCCGCCCGACTTCCTGCCGTTCGTGTTCGATCGGTTCCGGCAGGCCGATGCCAGCCCGACGCGCGAGCAGGCCGGACTTGGCCTGGGGCTGGCGATCGTGCGCCACCTCGTCGAACTGCATGGCGGCACCGTCGAGGCCAGCAGCACGCCCGGCGAGGGCGCCACGTTCACCGTGCGGCTTCCGGCGAGCGCACCGTCACGTTCGTGACCTGTCCGGCCTCGAGGTGCAGAACGCGATCGGCAATCGCGGTGAGCTCGGCTTCGTCGTGCGTCACGTAGACAAGGGGCACGTGCAGGTCGCGGCGAATGCGCAGCACATACGGCAGGATGCGATCGCGGCGCGCGCGATCGACGCCGGCCAGCGGTTCGTCCAGTAACAGCACCGCCGGCTGCGTCATCAGGGCGCGGGCAATGGCGACCCTCTGTTTTTCGCCTCCCGACAGCTTCTGCACCCGGCGCCTCAGTAACGGCTCCAGATCGAGGATCTCGACGAGTGCCGAGCGCAAGCGTGACTCGTCGTCGCCCGCCAGGTTACGACGGCTGTGGTGGACGCCGTAGTTGATGTTGCCGTCGACGTCGAGGTGGGGAAACAGCAGCGCGTCCTGGGGCACGTAGCCGATCTGGCGATCGCGAGGCGGCAGGTTGATGCCGGCGGACGACGAGAACAGCACGCGATCGCCAACGCGAATCTCTCCGGCATCGGGCGTGCGAATGCCGGCAATGACCTCGAGCAGGGTCGTCTTGCCGCTGCCCGACGGCCCGAACAGGCCGAGCACTTCGACCGACGAGGCGTCGCGAACGCGCAGCTCGAAGGCCTGCTGGCGCAGCGTGACGTCAAGAGTCAGCTGGATCACGGGCCCGCCGCCACGAGCCGGTTGGAGAGATAGATGGCACCAAACGCCAGCAGCGCCGACAGCAGCAACAACCCCCACGCCGCCTCTTCGCGACCGGTCTCGACAAAGGTGTAGATGCCCACCGCCAGCGTTTGGGTCTGCCCGGGAATGGCGCCGGCGACCATGATGGTGGCGCCGAACTCGCCGAGCGCGCGCGAGAAGCCCAGCACCGCGCCGGCGATGATCCCCTTCGAGGCGAGCGGCAGCGTGATGGTCCGCAGAATGCGGAAGCGGCCCGCGCCAAGCGTCGCCGCAAGGTCTTCGTAGCGGCGATCCACCTGCTCGATACCCGAGCGCACGCTGCGGGCGAACAGCGGGAAGCTCACGACCATCATCGCGATCACTACCGCCTTCCACGTGAAGATCACCTCGATGCCCATGGCATCGAGCGCCTGGCCCACGGGGCTGCGGCGGCTGAACAGCCACAACAGCAGCAGGCCCGTCGCCACCGGTGGCAGGACCAAAGGCAACGACACCACCGTTTCGACCAGCGCCTTGCCGCAAAACGTGCCACGCGCCAACAGCCAGCCCGCGGCAACGGCAAAGGGCAGCGTCAGCGCCGTGGCGACAACCGCCATCAGCACCGTGAACTGCGCGATCTGCCAGGTCTCAGCGCTCAATCGTGCGGAATCCTCTCCGCTCAAACACGGCGCGGGCGGCAGGCCCTTGCAGGAATTGCAGGAAGCGGCGGCCGTCGGCTTCATTGGGCCCGGCAATCACCGCCGCCGGCTGCACGATGTTCAGGTACGCGTGCTCCCTGGCCGAGACACGGCCGACCACCCGCACCGCCGCTTCGCGCGCGTCGGTGGCGTAAACAATGCCGGCATCCACCCGGCCCGCTTCGACCGCCGCCAGCACGGCTCGTACGGTTGGGAACGGAATCACCTTCGTCTGCAGCCGCGCCCACGCGCCTTCATGCTCGAGCCAGCGGCGCCCGTAAACACCCGCGGGGACGCTGGCGGTCTCACCCATCGCGAGCCGCGCCACACCGCCCTGGAGCAGCTCGGCGAGACCGGCCGGGGCCGGGCGATCGTTCGGGGCCACGACGGCGAGTTCGTTGGTCACCAGGGGCGTGCGGGTGCCGGCGACGACGCGGCCGGCCGTTTCGACCACGTCCATCTGCACCTCGTCTGCGCTGACGAACACCGCCGCCCGCGCACCCGCGACAATCTGCCGGGCCAGCGTGTTGGAACCGCCGGTGTTGAGGGAAACAGACACGCCCGTCGCCGCACGGTACAAGCCGGCGATCTCGGCGAGCGCCGCATGCAGGCTCACGGCGACTGACACGACCAGGCCGGGGGGCTGTGCGGCAACGGGCGCGCCTCGCGCCACAAGCGACGCGCTGAGGCCGAGAACTGTAATCCCGGCCACCAGCCAGTTCACGAACTTTGTGGTCCGGCTGGATCTCGTCATCGAATAGGTAATTTAGTATGATTTACTACGATTTAGATAACGATTTAGAGTGAGTTTGCGGTGTTGGGAAGAACTGAGAAGACGGTGAGGGATGTGACATGAGCGATCTGCTCACGGTGCGGGCGGCGGCCGATCGGCTGGGGGTCGCGTACTCGACGCTCAAACAGTGGATCTACGACGGCTCGGTCCGCACCACCCGAACCAACGGCGGTCACCATCGCATTGCCGAGTCCGAAGTGCTGCGGTTGCAGATGGCCCCGGCTGGCGGCAAGGCCGTCAGCCGCGCGCCGCGTCGCGCGCCCGCCACGCGCGGTGTGCTGGTCGCGCTCAGCGGCCGCAACCAACTGCGCGGCATTGTCGACGAGGTCCGCAGCGACGGCTTGTTGTCGCAGGTACGGCTGCGCATCGGCGATCAGATCCTGACGGCGGTGATCACGCGCGATGCGGTGAACGAGTTGAAGCTGAAGAAGGGCGACGAGGCCGTCGCTATCATCAAATCCACCGAAGTGATGATCGGCCGGCTGCGGTGATCCCGTTGAGGTGCCTCAACGAAGCGACGCATCTCAGATTGACGCTTCGGGGCATGGGGCGTGACAATGGCCCTATGGATGCGCCAGTGGAGCCCACGCGCAAGAGCGATCAGGAGGTGCTGGCAACGGCCCTCGCGGATGCCGGTGACCTGCTCCGGGAGGTCGCGGCGGCACTTCAGCGCAGTCCGGGG contains:
- a CDS encoding TOBE domain-containing protein, whose product is MSDLLTVRAAADRLGVAYSTLKQWIYDGSVRTTRTNGGHHRIAESEVLRLQMAPAGGKAVSRAPRRAPATRGVLVALSGRNQLRGIVDEVRSDGLLSQVRLRIGDQILTAVITRDAVNELKLKKGDEAVAIIKSTEVMIGRLR
- the modB gene encoding molybdate ABC transporter permease subunit encodes the protein MSAETWQIAQFTVLMAVVATALTLPFAVAAGWLLARGTFCGKALVETVVSLPLVLPPVATGLLLLWLFSRRSPVGQALDAMGIEVIFTWKAVVIAMMVVSFPLFARSVRSGIEQVDRRYEDLAATLGAGRFRILRTITLPLASKGIIAGAVLGFSRALGEFGATIMVAGAIPGQTQTLAVGIYTFVETGREEAAWGLLLLSALLAFGAIYLSNRLVAAGP
- a CDS encoding HAMP domain-containing sensor histidine kinase, with amino-acid sequence MSSYGIAGISVAVTIVVGLAIQQFTPTNPIAFLLFVPPILVTAMWTDLRASLVATLMGGLAAEFFFRLPYLAFPRASDEVVPLSLYLVIGAGISVLAHRLAKARADAQAANHLKDEFLASLSHELRTPLNALLGWIQLLRSGQLSEVKRARALDAIERSAELQFRLIADLLDESAAMTGKLRLTRETVDVAPLIEGVVESMRAAAEDKGLELHATISQVGTRNLDPSRLQQIVANLLSNAVKFTPSGGRVDTVVSDVAGDLCIVVANTGPGIPPDFLPFVFDRFRQADASPTREQAGLGLGLAIVRHLVELHGGTVEASSTPGEGATFTVRLPASAPSRS
- the modA gene encoding molybdate ABC transporter substrate-binding protein → MTRSSRTTKFVNWLVAGITVLGLSASLVARGAPVAAQPPGLVVSVAVSLHAALAEIAGLYRAATGVSVSLNTGGSNTLARQIVAGARAAVFVSADEVQMDVVETAGRVVAGTRTPLVTNELAVVAPNDRPAPAGLAELLQGGVARLAMGETASVPAGVYGRRWLEHEGAWARLQTKVIPFPTVRAVLAAVEAGRVDAGIVYATDAREAAVRVVGRVSAREHAYLNIVQPAAVIAGPNEADGRRFLQFLQGPAARAVFERRGFRTIER
- a CDS encoding ATP-binding cassette domain-containing protein; its protein translation is MIQLTLDVTLRQQAFELRVRDASSVEVLGLFGPSGSGKTTLLEVIAGIRTPDAGEIRVGDRVLFSSSAGINLPPRDRQIGYVPQDALLFPHLDVDGNINYGVHHSRRNLAGDDESRLRSALVEILDLEPLLRRRVQKLSGGEKQRVAIARALMTQPAVLLLDEPLAGVDRARRDRILPYVLRIRRDLHVPLVYVTHDEAELTAIADRVLHLEAGQVTNVTVRSPEAAR